The following are encoded together in the Phragmites australis chromosome 19, lpPhrAust1.1, whole genome shotgun sequence genome:
- the LOC133899994 gene encoding uncharacterized protein LOC133899994, whose product MDSGAGTSSKSPDPPRTVRLSRGRGVASSRPSAAAAQARCSTECLPAPEPPQFDGGGEPQHRSWADLPSDILGVVAGRLPLAEERARLRSVCLAWRAAALLHRPPPPPPLPLLVLSNFSFSGFCPDGAMTGERRIPLPAGELAAYDVRCVGSFEGWLVGVKLNKGRYFGDGRCFLMNAFSGDVVRLPPPSAATHFVDAYSRSLPIINGSGVVHCTVNAAQYVMSFCKVVLSSSPDSGSKCVVAAISVHRSTAQLALWRPGMTSWCVCHGGCISKFSDIAFYQGKFYMFSKLTTNLFVFEISEDDSGLMVSHVERCVTKLPEVKDSYGQRWNIVEWHEKLLLVVTYLGGAKGWHNICKIGVFEVDLSTNPFRFTEINSLDGNCIFISPCSSKSFRAYQYDEVEDDLIYFFDGGLYTSKNAPPFDKFVYNMRDGTMVPFAAEISEGNLRAPDGRLMNPTWLFPSE is encoded by the coding sequence ATGGATTCCGGCGCAGGAACCTCAAGCAAGAGCCCAGATCCACCTCGAACCGTTCGCCTCTCTCGCGGTCGCGGCGTAGCGTCATCACGGccgtcggcggcggccgcgcAGGCAAGGTGTTCGACGGAATGCCTCCCGGCTCCTGAGCCGCCACAGTTCGACGGGGGCGGCGAACCACAGCACCGGTCGTGGGCGGACCTCCCGTCAGACATCCTGGGCGTCGTGGCCGGCCGCCTCCCTCTCGCCGAGGAGCGCGCCAGGCTGCGCTCCGTCTGCCTCGCGTGGCGCGCTGCGGCGCTCCTccaccggccgccgccgccgccgccgctcccactGCTCGTGCTGTCCAACTTCTCGTTCTCCGGCTTCTGCCCCGACGGGGCCATGACGGGCGAACGGCGCATCCCTCTACCCGCGGGGGAGCTGGCGGCCTACGACGTCCGTTGCGTGGGCTCGTTCGAAGGGTGGCTCGTCGGGGTGAAGCTCAACAAAGGTCGCTACTTTGGTGATGGCCGGTGCTTCTTGATGAATGCTTTCTCCGGGGATGTTGTTCGTCTCCCGCCTCCTTCCGCTGCTACCCATTTCGTCGATGCCTACAGTAGATCTCTCCCCATCATCAATGGCTCTGGTGTCGTGCATTGTACAGTCAATGCCGCGCAGTATGTGATGTCCTTCTGCAAGGTGGTCTTGTCCTCTTCACCTGACTCTGGTTCCAAGTGCGTTGTCGCTGCCATCTCCGTGCACAGGAGTACAGCCCAGCTTGCTCTCTGGCGGCCTGGTATGACGTCGTGGTGTGTCTGCCATGGTGGCTGCATCAGTAAGTTCAGTGATATTGCCTTCTACCAGGGGAAGTTCTACATGTTCAGCAAGCTCACCACAAACCTCTTTGTCTTTGAGATCTCGGAAGACGACAGTGGCCTGATGGTTTCTCATGTTGAACGTTGTGTGACCAAACTACCTGAGGTCAAGGATAGCTATGGACAGAGGTGGAACATAGTAGAGTGGCATGAGAAATTGTTGCTGGTTGTGACATACTTAGGTGGTGCTAAAGGCTGGCACAACATTTGTAAGATTGGGGTATTTGAGGTGGATTTGAGCACAAACCCTTTCAGATTCACTGAGATCAACAGCTTGGATGGCAACTGTATTTTCATCAGCCCATGCAGCAGCAAGTCATTCCGTGCGTATCAGTATGATGAAGTCGAAGATGATCTTATTTACTTCTTTGATGGTGGCCTCTACACTTCTAAAAATGCACCCCCTTTTGATAAATTTGTGTACAACATGAGAGATGGTACAATGGTGCCATTTGCTGCAGAAATATCAGAGGGCAACCTTCGGGCACCAGATGGCAGGCTAATGAATCCAACATGGCTCTTCCCTTCTGAATGA